A stretch of DNA from Desulfonatronovibrio hydrogenovorans DSM 9292:
AATGTCTTGACTCTTGTAGAACCTGAACCAACCGAGCTTAGGCAGATATATATGTCTGCCTTCGACTTTAAATCCCTGGGGAAATCTGAAACTATCATGCACAAACTTTTTCTTGTACCTGGGATAGCCGGGATCTTCGCCCTGTTTCAATCTTCTGAAAAAGTTCTGGTAAGCCCGGTCCAGGTCAATCAGGCTTTGCTGCAGAATTTGGGAATGAGCTTCCCTTAGAAAGGGATGCTCATTCTTCCACTCAGGCAACAGGTTCAGGAGTTTGGTTTTGGATAGAATCTTTTCACCTTCAGCCTTAAAGAGTCCATCCTGATACGTAAGAGCCTTATTCCATACAAAACGGCAACACCCGGCAAACTGGACGAACTTCTGCTCATCACCATCTCGAAGTTTAAGCCTGAATCTATATCCCCTACGTATCAGCATGAACTAAACTATAGCTAATTTTTACTTAAAAGTCAATACATTAAGGCTAATTGCTGTATTGGCAAAGCCTGAACCCGGAAAAAAATTCCTTGCGATTCTTTCAAAATTCTTAAGAACTACGCCTTATATCCCCCACCTGAAAGAAGGGGGCTTACGGCGTAGATGATAAATCTGAGCGGCCAGCATGCCGGAAAACATCAGAATGCAACCTGATATCTCCCTGATTCCCAAGTATTCACTAAGTATCATCCACCCTGCAATAACTGCAAAAACAGATTCCAAGCTTAAAATTATGGCGGCATGCCCAGGCAAAGCCTCCCTTTGAGCCACGATCTGCAGGGTATAGGCAACCCCGGCAGACATGATCCCGCCGTACAGAATCGGAATCAGGCCGTCACGCAAAGAACTTAGAAGAATTTCTTCAAAAACCAGAGCCACAATAAAGCTTAGCACTGATGTAACCAGAAATTGAGCAGCAGCCAGCTTCACGCAATCTACTTTTGTCACCAGCCATCCAATGGCCAGAACATGCAGGGCAAAAGCAACAGCGCACAAGAGAACCAGAAAATCACCGAACTCAATTCTCAACCCATCGGTGATGGTCAAAAAATACAAGCCAGAAGCCGCCAGCAGGGCTCCAAGCCAGACCCCTGGCCCGGGACGTATTTTCCAGATCAACCCTAATACCGGGACAATGACCACGTAGAGTCCAGTGATAAAACCAGCCTTTCCTGCTGTAGTGTATACTATCCCTACCTGCTGCAGGCTGCTTCCCAAAAAAAGCAAAAGTCCGGAGATAATCCCGGCCTTCAAAAGAGCTGATTTGTCCGTATGCTTTTGAAAGGCGTGGTCCACCAGACCTTTTTTCTGTCTGTACCAGATAACCGGCAAGAGACTGGCTGCTCCCAGCCCGAACCGAACCGCATTGTATATAAAAGGACCCATATGATCCATGCCAGCCCTTTGAGCCACAAAAGCCACACCCCAGATAAGGGCTGTCAGCAGAAGCAGGGCGTCTGCCTTGAGAGTCCCAGGAAGCAAGGTTTTCATTCCATTCCCATATTGTTTTAGTTTAACTGTTTTATGCAGGAATAAGGCAAAAATGAAAAAAAGCTCTTATGCCTAAGACCGGATGAAGTCAAAGTTAGAGCAGGTCGATATCTGCCAAGTTTGACACCGGAAGTTGAATATTTTAAAAAATATATGAATCTTAAACTTCAGGAGAAACCATGATCAACATCAATGAACACTATCTCAAGCTCAAGTCTTCATATCTTTTTGCAGATATCGCCAAAAGAGTGGAAAAATTCCAGAAGGACAACCCGAAGCAGGAAATCATCAAGCTAGGCATAGGAGATGTCACCCTGCCCCTGCCCACAGCATGCATCAAGGCCATGCATGAAGCAGTGGATGAAATGGCCATTGGAGACAGTTTCAGGGGATATGGCCCTGAACAGGGCTACTCTTTTCTACGTCAAGCCATTGCCAGAGATGACTTTCAATCCAGAGGGGCTTTGATCGAGCCCGATGAAATATTTATCAGTGACGGAGCCAAGTGTGACACCGGAAATATCCAGGAAATATTTGATACCGGTATCCAGGTGGCGGTTCCTGATCCTGTTTACCCGGTTTATGTTGATACCAATGTTATGGCCGGGCGGACAGGAATGTTCCAGGAGGGGCGTTATCAGGGGCTGGTATACCTTGAGTCCACCAAGGACAACAACTTTATCCCTGCCCTTCCGGACAGGCCTGTGGATCTGATTTATCTTTGCTACCCCAACAACCCGACAGGAGCCACAATTACCAAAGATGAACTTTCCAGGTGGGTGGATTACGCCAG
This window harbors:
- a CDS encoding RNA-guided endonuclease InsQ/TnpB family protein, with the protein product MLIRRGYRFRLKLRDGDEQKFVQFAGCCRFVWNKALTYQDGLFKAEGEKILSKTKLLNLLPEWKNEHPFLREAHSQILQQSLIDLDRAYQNFFRRLKQGEDPGYPRYKKKFVHDSFRFPQGFKVEGRHIYLPKLGWFRFYKSQDI
- a CDS encoding DMT family transporter; translated protein: MKTLLPGTLKADALLLLTALIWGVAFVAQRAGMDHMGPFIYNAVRFGLGAASLLPVIWYRQKKGLVDHAFQKHTDKSALLKAGIISGLLLFLGSSLQQVGIVYTTAGKAGFITGLYVVIVPVLGLIWKIRPGPGVWLGALLAASGLYFLTITDGLRIEFGDFLVLLCAVAFALHVLAIGWLVTKVDCVKLAAAQFLVTSVLSFIVALVFEEILLSSLRDGLIPILYGGIMSAGVAYTLQIVAQREALPGHAAIILSLESVFAVIAGWMILSEYLGIREISGCILMFSGMLAAQIYHLRRKPPSFRWGI
- a CDS encoding LL-diaminopimelate aminotransferase, producing the protein MININEHYLKLKSSYLFADIAKRVEKFQKDNPKQEIIKLGIGDVTLPLPTACIKAMHEAVDEMAIGDSFRGYGPEQGYSFLRQAIARDDFQSRGALIEPDEIFISDGAKCDTGNIQEIFDTGIQVAVPDPVYPVYVDTNVMAGRTGMFQEGRYQGLVYLESTKDNNFIPALPDRPVDLIYLCYPNNPTGATITKDELSRWVDYARTNKALILFDAAYEAFIKDPDLPRSIYEIDGAREVAIEFRSFSKTAGFTGTRCAFTVVPKNCRAYDGQGKEVSIHGLWNRRHSTKFNGVSYPVQKAALAVYSPEGQKQVQANIDYYLANASIIRDKMQSLGFECYGGVNSPYIWIDGGKDSWSFFDDLLNKAGIVCTPGDGFGLCGQGFIRISAFNSLENVEKAMARIEKAL